The proteins below come from a single Corynebacterium cystitidis genomic window:
- a CDS encoding alpha-(1->6)-mannopyranosyltransferase A — MQIIWTRLSRINPTTLGLIGTILITIGSFGAGATRNRGGLLSALGLDFLTFGHGKGILEIVLMVGIAVLLGAWILTGRHVIVEKPECDDDRFATTWRSLWAWVAPLAFAAPILSRDVYSYLMQGAMMRDGFDPYNEGAAVNPGPYLLEVSHDWRNTTTPYGPLHLWIGEGVTTLVGDNVALGLIAYKVISLFGFAMIAWGVPHIARKLGGDPALALWIGVANPVMILHMVGGMHNESTMVGMVTVGLVLAVNRRFVVAVALISVAVSLKATAAIALPFVVWIATNYYAGDTAKVGRRVATFVITGVIGVIETLAVVGLVTWASGSSWDWLAEISGNSKVVNPLALPTLIADVVAPFIQLFHERFPYNAILAATRTLGTIALLVGLVIIWWIFRQSDRRAVMGTTLAYQWAFTVNSVVLPWYYASVISLVGTFRPPMWVLRLTTGASVVLALAFTGGGNHRFYDLWFLGVAIFLAWAVTAYVFPMGTKTPSPERAESPLAPSVHAVRQQGDQATSHPQ; from the coding sequence ATGCAAATAATATGGACTCGACTCAGCCGAATAAACCCCACAACCTTAGGACTTATCGGCACCATCCTCATCACCATTGGATCTTTCGGTGCAGGCGCCACCCGCAACCGTGGTGGACTCCTCAGCGCCTTAGGCCTCGATTTCCTCACCTTTGGCCACGGTAAAGGAATTCTAGAGATCGTCTTGATGGTGGGCATCGCTGTACTTCTCGGTGCCTGGATCTTGACTGGCCGGCACGTCATCGTCGAAAAGCCCGAGTGTGACGACGACCGTTTCGCCACAACCTGGCGCTCCTTGTGGGCTTGGGTTGCGCCTCTCGCATTCGCAGCCCCAATCCTGTCGCGCGACGTGTACTCATACCTCATGCAGGGCGCGATGATGCGCGATGGCTTCGACCCGTACAACGAAGGTGCCGCCGTTAATCCTGGGCCCTATCTGCTTGAGGTGTCGCACGACTGGCGCAACACAACAACACCTTATGGGCCCCTCCACCTATGGATCGGCGAGGGCGTTACCACACTGGTAGGCGACAACGTGGCACTCGGCCTCATCGCCTACAAAGTGATCTCTCTTTTCGGTTTCGCAATGATCGCGTGGGGCGTGCCCCACATCGCCCGCAAACTCGGTGGTGACCCTGCACTAGCTTTGTGGATTGGCGTGGCCAACCCCGTCATGATTTTGCACATGGTGGGGGGAATGCACAACGAGTCAACCATGGTCGGCATGGTAACCGTGGGACTAGTCCTGGCGGTAAATCGCAGATTCGTGGTGGCAGTGGCACTCATCTCCGTCGCGGTATCGCTCAAGGCCACCGCCGCCATCGCGCTGCCCTTCGTTGTCTGGATAGCAACAAACTACTATGCAGGAGACACAGCTAAAGTTGGTCGCCGCGTGGCCACCTTTGTGATCACTGGCGTGATTGGAGTGATCGAAACCTTGGCCGTGGTGGGACTGGTCACCTGGGCTTCCGGCTCGTCGTGGGACTGGCTGGCGGAAATCTCCGGAAATTCCAAAGTGGTCAATCCACTAGCGCTGCCAACGTTAATTGCCGATGTTGTCGCTCCGTTTATCCAGCTGTTCCACGAGCGCTTCCCCTACAACGCCATACTTGCAGCGACACGCACACTTGGAACGATCGCCCTGTTAGTAGGCCTCGTCATAATTTGGTGGATCTTCCGCCAGAGTGATCGGCGCGCCGTGATGGGTACCACATTGGCCTACCAGTGGGCGTTCACCGTGAATTCAGTAGTGCTGCCGTGGTATTACGCCTCGGTTATTTCCCTGGTAGGCACATTCCGTCCACCCATGTGGGTGCTGCGCCTGACCACCGGGGCCTCCGTGGTGCTGGCACTGGCATTCACCGGCGGAGGTAACCACAGGTTCTATGACCTCTGGTTCCTTGGGGTCGCCATATTTCTCGCGTGGGCGGTAACAGCGTACGTCTTCCCCATGGGTACTAAAACGCCATCGCCTGAGCGCGCCGAATCACCTCTCGCGCCAAGTGTCCATGCAGTGCGTCAACAGGGCGACCAGGCAACGAGTCATCCTCAGTAA
- a CDS encoding polyprenyl synthetase family protein, whose product MSAAQDFRNLSLNDVPAAVTEELRIFLDQRNDDVAKIGAPVTRAVEHLHSFVLNGGKRVRPLYGWAGFVGGGGLENSPEDPHAVLRAVSSLEFIQACALIHDDIIDSSDTRRGNPTVHRTVEKLHADSGWKGNSLHFGQSTAILIGDLALVWAEDLWRYSGLSTEALERAAEPWRAMRTEVIGGQLLDINLEATGDESPALANAVNRFKTAAYTIERPLHLGAALAGAPEKTISAFRGYGHDIGIAFQLRDDLLGVFGDPEITGKPAGDDLREGKRTVLLSLALARADEADPTAAAALRAGVGTVTDPTDINKLATIIKDTGAVEQIEQQITTLTESGLAYLTAAGVDKHVHDRLRELAIRATERRK is encoded by the coding sequence GTGAGCGCAGCTCAAGATTTCCGGAATCTATCCCTTAACGACGTTCCCGCTGCAGTCACTGAGGAACTTCGCATTTTTCTTGATCAGCGCAATGACGACGTAGCTAAGATTGGCGCGCCAGTTACTCGCGCTGTAGAACACCTCCATAGTTTCGTCCTCAACGGTGGGAAGCGCGTCCGCCCCTTGTACGGGTGGGCAGGCTTCGTTGGAGGTGGAGGACTGGAGAATTCTCCTGAAGATCCACATGCAGTCTTACGCGCAGTGTCCTCCTTGGAGTTCATTCAGGCATGCGCGCTGATCCACGACGACATCATCGATTCATCCGACACCCGTCGCGGTAACCCAACTGTTCACCGCACAGTGGAAAAGCTCCACGCCGATTCAGGTTGGAAAGGCAATTCACTGCACTTCGGTCAGTCCACTGCGATCCTCATTGGAGACCTCGCGCTCGTCTGGGCCGAAGATTTGTGGCGCTATTCAGGGCTAAGCACCGAGGCTTTAGAGCGTGCAGCTGAACCGTGGCGCGCCATGCGCACGGAAGTGATCGGTGGCCAACTTTTAGACATCAACTTAGAAGCCACGGGGGACGAAAGCCCCGCACTGGCCAATGCTGTAAATCGCTTCAAGACAGCTGCTTACACCATCGAGCGGCCTCTTCACCTTGGAGCAGCACTTGCTGGCGCCCCGGAGAAAACCATTTCTGCTTTTCGTGGTTACGGCCATGACATCGGCATCGCCTTCCAACTGCGCGACGATCTGCTGGGAGTATTTGGCGATCCGGAGATTACTGGAAAGCCCGCTGGCGACGACCTTCGCGAGGGCAAACGCACCGTCTTATTGTCGCTTGCACTAGCACGTGCCGACGAAGCCGACCCCACTGCCGCTGCAGCTCTACGCGCAGGTGTAGGCACAGTCACCGACCCCACCGACATCAACAAGCTTGCCACCATCATCAAAGACACCGGCGCAGTGGAGCAGATCGAGCAGCAGATCACCACCCTGACAGAATCGGGTCTCGCCTACCTCACAGCGGCAGGCGTCGACAAGCACGTCCACGATCGCCTCCGCGAGCTTGCTATTAGGGCTACGGAGCGGCGCAAATAA